The Nycticebus coucang isolate mNycCou1 chromosome 8, mNycCou1.pri, whole genome shotgun sequence genome has a window encoding:
- the LOC128591316 gene encoding LOW QUALITY PROTEIN: phosphatidate phosphatase LPIN2-like (The sequence of the model RefSeq protein was modified relative to this genomic sequence to represent the inferred CDS: inserted 2 bases in 2 codons; substituted 4 bases at 4 genomic stop codons) yields MFLQLLKAMEYLHQAGIVHRDLKLENILLDSQNNVKLADFGSAATFSEGKTFTDLCGTPMYLAPEVFLQNYKGPEADIWSLGVILYSMASGLFPFKGRDLDELQTAILRGTYRTPAFITPKLKSFIQSILTLDPRKRPTLHQMMEDPWIQSRKDSMRSRRAATDMPPEAATPLEAFTPLEAFTPLETFTLLVAVTPPEAATASETATPLESTTPPEAATTPEIATPPGEATTPPEASISSVDTTPPEASIPSVATTSPETSTPPEAATPPEASITWVATTRPKIANSPAVSTTLETSSPSVTTIPQEDPTPPEASTPPEAATQPEASTSSVATSPEAATPPEASISSVATTPREAAIPPAASTPLQASIPLVDTTPQEAATPLESATLPQGETLPKATNPPEATTPLEAATPPEGDTPPETSSPLIPSPTCTPQPGPVSSPCSTSRLSGGSAGDTGAEAIPRQEHSLPAGQVVEDEPTEVGQGRRGCARRIVNFFRRMFCLPPAQKNRGRNKGPGVEPLWSQTVNYVGQLVGQVIVTLKELYKCINQATLSWCIKVIVGQQQDGTYHCPPFCLRFGKLGVLRSKEKKVIDIEICGNAADLHMKLGDNGKAFFVEETEEECEKLPAYLATSRIPTEDQFFKDIDTPLMKSGGDEKQSPSPDSXHILATETVFTPSSVKKKKXRRKKXKQDRKKEEQAASPTAEDTCDVGVSSEDDKGSQSATGSSNASCKEEEYKEPELEVKPTESLLRSESHXERTWGGLPESTKVSKRETADYHPRLAIITPSENTHFQVILSEDNLVSEVEKDASIEDTVXIVKPKPRALCKQLSDTAPTAELLQPLESPQIPSLLDVDHLPSPFSAEAALESKPAAKVDSLSKKQGIHKRSQHQGLDDIYPDDLRALEPEVTALYFPKSESVQWQWPRQWPKSDTLSGSQSSQSVRGAAVDSGTGCLSDSATDLPDVTLSLCGGLSENGEISKENFMEHIITYHEFAENPGLIDNPNLVIRIYNHYCNWALAAPMTLSSQVFHKSLPKATVESWVKDKMPKKTVRWXFWRKRESLTKQLPEAKKGKSEVPPIRDLLSSAKEPASARPAKDDSSRDEASPELEESIKVDSIPMEPLSHGSTTLYKKSLQLSSDQLAKLKLHDGPDDIVFSITTQLRGTCRCAGKKVSKVLNTTMKSIYSHLHSHMHGKT; encoded by the exons ATGTTCTTGCAGCTACTGAAAGCCATGGAGTACCTTCACCAAGCGGGCATCGTGCACAGGGACCTGAAGCTTGAGAACATTTTACTAGATTCCCAAAACAATGTCAAACTGGCTGACTTCGGCAGTGCTGCAACCTTCAGCGAAGGTAAGACCTTCACAGACTTATGTGGGACCCCCATGTATTTGGCCCCGGAAGTTTTCCTTCAGAACTACAAGGGACCGGAGGCAGAtatctggagccttggggtcatcCTCTACTCAATGGCATCTGGGCTCTTCCCATTTAAAGGACGGGACCTCGATGAACTGCAAACGGCGATCTTAAGAGGCACCTATAGAACACCTGCTTTcattacccccaaattaaaatcctTTATCCAAAGTATCCTAACCCTTGACCCCAGAAAGAGACCCACCCTCCACcagatgatggaagacccctggatccagtctCGGAAAGACAGCATGAGGTCACGCAGGGCAGCGACAGATATGCCACCAGAGGcagccaccccactggaggccttcaccccactggaggccttcACCCCACTGGAGACCTTCACCCTACTGGTGGCCGTCACCCCACCGGAGGCTGCCACCGCATCGGAGACTGCCACCCCACTGGAGTCCACCACCCCACCGGAGGCGGCCACCACACCAGAGATCGCCACCCCCCCCGGAG aggccaccaccccaccagAGGCCTCCATCTCATCGGTGGAcaccaccccaccggaggcctcTATCCCATCAGTGGCCACCACCTCACCAGAGACCTCCACACCACCAGAGGCtgccaccccaccggaggcctccatcACATGGGTGGCCACCACCCGACCAAAGATCGCCAACTCACCGGCAGTCTCCACCACACTGGAGACCTCAAGCCCATCGGTGACCACCATCCCACAGGAGGACCccaccccaccggaggcctccaCCCCACCAGAGGCCGCCACCCAACCAGAGGCCTCTACCTCATCAGTGGCCACCTCCCCAGAGGCCGCCACCCCACCAGAAGCCTCCATCTCATCCGTGGCCACCACCCCACGGGAGGCCGCCATCCCACCGGCAGCCTCTACCCCACTGCAGGCCTCCATCCCATTGGTGGacaccaccccacaggaggccgCCACCCCACTGGAGTCCGCCACCCTACCACAGGGTGAAACGCTACCCAAAGCCACCAACCCACCTGAGGccaccaccccactggaggctgccaccccaccGGAGGGGGACACACCACCAGAGACCTCCTCCCCACTTATACCCAGTCCCACTTGTACCCCCCAGCCTGGCCCCGTGTCCTCTCCCTGCAGCACCAGCCGCCTTAGTGGAGGCTCGGCTGGAGACACAGGAGCTGAGGCAATTCCCAGACAGGAACACTCTCTTCCAGCTGGGCAGGTAGTGGAGGACGAACCCACTGAAGTGGGCCAGGGCCGGCGGGGGTGCGCTAGGAGGATCGTGAACTTCTTTCGCAGAATGTTCTGCCTCCCGCCGGCCCAAAAGAACCGCGGCAGGAACAAG GGGCCGGGAGTGGAGCCTCTGTGGTCTCAAACCGTGAATTATGTGGGACAGCTGGTGGGGCAGGTGATTGTCACCCTGAAGGAACTCTACAAGTGCATTAACCAGGCCACCCTCTCTTGGTGTATCAAAGTCATCGTGGGACAGCAGCAGGACGGCACCTATCACTGTCCACCTTTCTGCCTTCGGTTCGGGAAGCTGGGAGTCCTGAGATCCAAAGAGAAA aaagtgattgaTATAGAAATCTGTGGCAATGCAGCAGATCTTCACATGAAGTTGGGTGACAATGGAAAAGCTTTCTTTGTGGAGGAGACTGAAGAGGAATGTGAAAAGCTTCCTGCTTACCTCGCCACCTCACGAATTCCAACTGAAGATCAATTCTTTAAAGATATTGACACCCCTTTGATGAAATCAGGTGGAGATGAAAAACAATCCCCAAGTCCAGACAGCTAACACATCTTAGCAACAGAGACAGTTTTCACCCCAAgttctgtgaaaaagaaaaaatgaaggagaaagaaatgaaaacaggacaggaagaaggaagagcaggctgcttCTCCCACTGCGGAAGACACATGTGATGTGGGCGTAAGCTCTGAAGACGACAAAGGCTCCCAGTCAGCAACAGGATCTTCAAATGCTTCCTGCAAGGAAGAAGAATACAAGGAGCCAGAGCTGGAGGTGAAACCCACTGAGAGCCTGCTCAGATCAGAGTCTC TGGAGAGGACGTGGGGAGGACTTCCAGAATCCACCAAGGTCAGCAAAAGAGAAACAGCTGACTATCATCCCAGGTTGGCTATAATCACACCATCAGAAAATACCCATTTTCAGGTAATTCTCAGTGAGGACAACCTCGTAAGTGAAGTTGAGAAGGATGCTTCCATTGAAGACACTG CTATAGTGAAACCCAAGCCCAGAGCCCTGTGTAAGCAGTTGAGTGACACAGCTCCCACCGCAGAGCTCCTCCAGCCTCTGGAAAGTCCCCAGATTCCATCTCTGTTAGATGTGGACCACCTTCCCAGCCCATTCTCAGCAGAGGCTGCCTTGGAATCCAAACCAGCAGCTAAAGTAGACTCACTGTCAAAGAAGCAAGGTATCCACAAGAGAAGCCAGCACCAGGGACTTGATGATATTTACCCTGATGACCTAAGGGCTCTAGAACCTGAAGTTACAGCTCTCTATTTCCCTAAAAGTGAATCAGTTCAGTGGCAGTGGCCCAGGCAGTGGCCCAAGTCTGACACGCTCTCCGGCTCCCAGTCATCACAGTCCGTGAGAGGTGCAGCTGTTGATAGTGGCACTGGGTGCCTCTCGGATTCTGCCACAGACTTGCCAGATGTCACCCTCTCCCTGTGCGGGGGCCTCAGTGAGAATGGAGAAATCTCTAAAGAAAACTTCATGGAACATATCATTACTTATCATGAATTTGCAGAAAACCCTGGACTCATAGACAATCCTAACCTTGTCATACGGATATATAATCATTACTGTAACTGGGCATTGGCTGCTCCCATGACCCTCAGCTCACAGGTGTTTCACAAGAGTCTGCCTAAGGCCACAGTCGAGTCCTGGGTTAAAGACAAGATGCCAAAGAAAACTGTTCGCTGGTGATTTTGGCGTAAAAGAGAAAGCCTGACCAAACAGCTGCCAGAAGCCAAGAAGGGAAAATCTGAGGTGCCACCAATCCGTGACCTGCTGTCAAGTGCGAAGGAGCCAGCAAGTGCCAGGCCAGCAAAGGATGACTCTTCGCGTGATGAGGCATCGCCAGAGCTTGAAGAATCAATCAAAGTGGACTCCATCCCTATGGAGCCCCTGAGC